Proteins from a genomic interval of Nostoc sp. TCL240-02:
- a CDS encoding PleD family two-component system response regulator, producing MTATAQESQSLVLIVDDEPFIRMILRHFLEREGYKIAEAQNGREALTAFKELRPDIILLDAIMPDMDGFECCTNLELLDCSKHTPVLMITGLEDQESVDRAFAVGAIDYVTKPIHWPVLRQRVKRLIQQSQLQQKLETVNLELQRLATIDGLTQIANRRRFEEYLNQEWQRLKRDQRPLSLILCDVDFFKLYNDTYGHRVGDRCLQKIAKAIKDIIKRPGDLVARYGGEEFAVILPNTDTEGATHVAKKICHTIRTLAIPHENSQVTPHVTISVGFTTEIPQSDADLEEMIAAADRALYQAKAAGRDRFVQDILLPKNKNFR from the coding sequence ATGACAGCTACTGCTCAAGAAAGCCAATCTTTAGTTCTAATTGTTGATGATGAGCCTTTTATCCGCATGATACTTCGGCATTTTTTAGAGCGGGAAGGCTATAAAATAGCGGAAGCTCAAAATGGTAGAGAAGCTTTAACTGCTTTTAAGGAACTGCGCCCTGACATAATACTTCTTGATGCCATCATGCCGGACATGGATGGGTTCGAGTGTTGCACTAACTTAGAACTTCTTGATTGCAGCAAGCACACTCCAGTTTTAATGATTACAGGACTTGAGGATCAAGAGTCAGTTGATCGGGCATTTGCAGTCGGGGCAATAGACTATGTTACCAAACCGATTCACTGGCCAGTTTTGCGACAACGGGTAAAACGCTTGATTCAGCAATCTCAGTTACAACAAAAACTGGAAACCGTTAATTTGGAATTGCAGCGATTAGCTACTATTGATGGATTAACTCAAATAGCTAACCGCCGACGCTTTGAAGAGTATTTGAACCAAGAGTGGCAGCGTCTAAAACGGGATCAACGGCCTCTTTCCCTGATTCTTTGCGATGTTGATTTCTTCAAATTATATAACGATACTTATGGACATCGAGTAGGCGATCGCTGTCTTCAAAAAATTGCTAAGGCCATCAAAGATATTATTAAACGTCCCGGAGATTTAGTTGCCCGTTATGGTGGGGAAGAATTTGCTGTGATTTTACCTAACACAGATACCGAAGGGGCGACTCATGTAGCCAAGAAAATTTGCCATACTATCCGAACATTGGCAATACCTCATGAAAATTCCCAAGTCACTCCTCATGTAACCATTAGTGTTGGGTTTACGACAGAAATTCCTCAGTCAGACGCTGACTTGGAAGAAATGATTGCCGCAGCAGATCGGGCATTGTATCAAGCAAAGGCAGCAGGACGCGATCGCTTTGTGCAAGATATTTTA